Proteins from a genomic interval of bacterium:
- a CDS encoding glycosyltransferase, translated as MSHARKRHRDAPLRTAEDLCPTVTIVIAVHNEEAGLADRLENCLSLSYPRDRLEILVASDGSTDGTVRVACEFARRYENIRVSAQESRGGKTAAQNAAVRESKSDVILFSDVDTKFDAHILEHITNPLIDPKVGCVVGGLLWVNPHNSAIAAGSDVYWRFERFLWREESLLGILAWGSGACLAVRRGLFRPMDAQYGEDCIVPLDIVSLGYRVVFQPDAIAYEPRISSPGAELRTRTRMTLRSFAGTLSRRHLLNPFRFPGISWAIISHKLLRWLTPYLLLSMLASNAALVDRPFYRLTFGLQALFYASAGLGHVLDRNRIRVPIVSTIYAFCLMNLGVGVGVAQAIGGRRIFAYRSEG; from the coding sequence ATGAGCCATGCGAGGAAGAGGCATAGGGACGCTCCTCTGCGGACGGCAGAGGATTTGTGCCCCACCGTCACGATCGTTATCGCTGTGCACAATGAGGAAGCGGGGCTGGCGGATAGGCTTGAGAATTGCCTCAGCCTGTCTTATCCGCGCGATAGGCTTGAGATTCTCGTCGCGTCCGACGGATCCACGGACGGAACGGTGCGCGTGGCGTGTGAGTTCGCGCGGAGGTACGAGAATATTCGAGTGAGCGCGCAAGAGAGTCGTGGGGGTAAAACCGCTGCGCAGAATGCCGCTGTGCGGGAGTCCAAGAGCGACGTCATCCTTTTTTCCGATGTGGACACGAAATTCGATGCGCACATCCTTGAGCACATTACCAACCCCCTTATCGATCCTAAGGTGGGGTGTGTCGTGGGGGGGCTTCTCTGGGTAAACCCGCACAACTCGGCGATTGCTGCGGGGAGTGATGTCTACTGGCGGTTTGAGCGCTTCTTGTGGCGGGAGGAGAGCTTACTCGGTATTCTGGCTTGGGGGAGCGGAGCATGCTTGGCGGTCCGGCGAGGCCTCTTCAGACCTATGGACGCTCAGTATGGGGAGGATTGCATTGTGCCACTGGATATCGTCTCCCTTGGATACCGCGTGGTATTTCAGCCTGACGCGATCGCCTACGAGCCGCGCATTTCGTCCCCGGGCGCTGAACTGCGGACCCGAACACGAATGACCCTGCGCAGCTTTGCGGGGACCCTCAGTCGGAGGCATTTGCTCAATCCATTTCGATTCCCGGGGATTTCCTGGGCAATCATTTCACACAAACTCCTGCGCTGGTTGACGCCGTACTTGCTGCTCTCAATGCTGGCGTCGAATGCGGCCCTGGTGGATCGGCCCTTTTATCGTCTCACGTTCGGCTTGCAAGCTCTCTTCTACGCGAGCGCAGGGCTTGGTCATGTGCTTGATCGTAATCGCATCCGGGTCCCCATCGTCTCCACCATCTACGCATTTTGCCTGATGAACCTGGGGGTGGGTGTAGGGGTGGCTCAAGCAATCGGTGGTCGTCGAATCTTCGCCTATCGATCCGAAGGATGA
- a CDS encoding O-antigen polymerase, translating into AGSLGLSILYFRDLLSSVGAIPLVELLKLHGRGFDQLRIHSLVALNSPLRYAYAVLIEVVYPSLVAIAFGSWLHTRTIAWLVLLVLTACGGAVSAGASGARSGIAVILVVALATLYLYRKGRVGRNFVLWSLGVVLVFPVAITVALYHTDVLYALRLIGVRLFYTPAYIQYLYFQLVPGHIGYLHGRTSPIFAWLTGQGYFDLPRYVVRIPWPGAPVDATASGPFIGDFYVNFGVPGVMLGGVLAGVVMQLLQIWLVRHRKTITSLAVYAFLLYVFSTLSYRPLQVILWSGGVFFVLLIWGILAMLEATLGTRGAPAPHPEA; encoded by the coding sequence CGCGGGTTCCCTCGGGCTATCCATCCTCTATTTCCGGGATCTCCTTTCGAGTGTCGGAGCCATCCCGCTCGTTGAGCTGCTGAAGCTTCACGGCCGGGGCTTTGACCAACTTCGGATCCACTCATTGGTCGCATTGAATTCCCCGCTGCGTTACGCGTATGCCGTCTTGATCGAGGTGGTCTATCCATCCCTTGTTGCCATCGCCTTCGGGTCTTGGTTGCATACGCGTACAATCGCGTGGTTGGTGCTCTTGGTGTTGACGGCCTGCGGCGGCGCGGTGTCCGCTGGCGCCTCCGGCGCTCGGAGCGGGATCGCCGTGATCCTTGTTGTCGCCCTCGCTACGTTGTATTTGTACCGAAAGGGGCGGGTGGGGAGGAACTTCGTTCTCTGGTCGCTGGGGGTGGTCTTGGTGTTTCCCGTGGCGATCACCGTCGCGCTCTATCACACAGATGTTTTGTATGCGCTGAGGTTGATCGGTGTGCGGCTTTTTTACACGCCCGCATACATTCAGTATCTTTATTTCCAGCTGGTGCCGGGGCATATTGGCTACCTGCACGGGCGGACGAGCCCGATTTTTGCCTGGCTAACCGGACAGGGGTACTTTGATTTGCCCAGATACGTCGTACGAATACCGTGGCCGGGCGCGCCTGTGGATGCGACCGCCAGTGGCCCGTTTATCGGTGATTTCTACGTCAATTTTGGCGTGCCGGGCGTCATGCTCGGCGGTGTGCTGGCCGGAGTCGTCATGCAGTTGCTTCAGATCTGGCTCGTCAGGCACCGGAAGACCATTACCAGTCTCGCGGTGTACGCCTTTCTGCTGTACGTCTTTTCGACGTTGAGTTATAGACCGCTACAGGTCATTCTGTGGTCGGGGGGAGTATTCTTCGTGCTGCTCATCTGGGGGATCCTGGCCATGCTGGAGGCGACACTTGGGACGCGGGGCGCGCCCGCTCCTCATCCCGAGGCCTGA
- a CDS encoding class I SAM-dependent methyltransferase gives MDSAMDDHIDDRGSAPSADAEVERVRAVYARYYADPRTLGKWDPRNRGNALIREELNSAILALLTGGQVQLGEARILDVGCGSAGTLGWLSQCGAQETRLHGVDLREEQIELARTRYPQMHLSCADARALPFPDRFFDVLICNVLFSSILDETIAKLIAAELRRVLRPSGMIIWCDNRYGNPWNPNVRGYTPRAIRRLFPGCRIVLRSITVVPPLVRRLGRWTSLLYPLLACVPVLRVKYLGTIQPKAWSG, from the coding sequence TTGGACAGCGCGATGGATGATCACATCGACGATCGAGGTTCGGCCCCCTCAGCCGACGCCGAGGTGGAGAGGGTCCGCGCGGTCTACGCACGCTATTATGCGGATCCGCGCACGCTGGGGAAGTGGGACCCGCGGAATCGGGGAAACGCGTTGATACGCGAGGAGCTCAATTCCGCAATCCTGGCGCTCCTCACGGGAGGACAGGTGCAGCTGGGAGAGGCGAGGATCTTGGACGTCGGGTGTGGATCCGCTGGGACGTTGGGGTGGCTCTCCCAATGCGGGGCTCAAGAGACGCGTCTCCACGGCGTGGACCTGCGCGAAGAGCAGATCGAGCTCGCACGGACACGCTACCCTCAGATGCATCTCTCCTGTGCCGATGCTAGAGCCCTGCCGTTCCCCGATCGCTTCTTTGACGTGCTCATTTGCAACGTGCTCTTCAGTTCGATCTTAGATGAGACCATCGCCAAACTGATCGCGGCCGAACTGCGGCGTGTCCTGCGGCCATCGGGAATGATCATTTGGTGCGATAATCGTTATGGGAACCCCTGGAACCCGAATGTCCGCGGGTACACCCCGCGGGCGATACGCAGGCTCTTTCCAGGGTGCCGGATCGTACTTCGATCGATCACGGTGGTGCCACCCCTGGTGCGGCGACTAGGCCGATGGACATCGCTGCTCTATCCACTGCTTGCGTGCGTGCCGGTCCTGCGGGTGAAGTATCTCGGAACAATTCAGCCAAAGGCGTGGAGCGGGTGA